The following coding sequences are from one Arthrobacter sp. PvP023 window:
- a CDS encoding sensor histidine kinase has translation MNEEPPARDAATSIQVDASFAALADRRRGRLRRYLYRRPRVMDAVVVLCYLLLVTPTAVDAGLDGGWAATALLAAVAAALFFRRSHPVAVVAAVAVLEVGITVLHPWGSNVSAGLWFALYALAVQRSRRFSITALALANAPLSLMYFLTLVGPLERALPNGGPAAPENSQLVFGIVAGITITLSNIIATGIGISIRQRREHEEEIAAWAARTAALGSVTERNRIAREMHDVVAHSLTVMLTLSDGAAVVVRKSPERAAEVLTEISRTGRTALGDMRRVLGVLRDESPAGQAPRQPLSAGNSLAKLLEGFRTAGLPLHYSHTGPALPEDAAFQLTVYRIVQESLTNVLRYGRALSRVEVSMVRAGGTVTIEVLDDGRGTVGHGAAGPGGSGVAAGGPGPLGSGQGLTGMRERAGIYGGTVEAGRPAGGGWRVRAVLNWNGDQGKT, from the coding sequence ATGAACGAAGAACCACCGGCAAGGGACGCAGCAACCTCCATCCAGGTTGATGCGTCCTTTGCCGCACTCGCCGACCGCCGACGCGGCCGGCTCCGCCGTTACCTGTACCGGCGGCCCAGGGTCATGGATGCGGTGGTGGTGCTCTGCTACCTGTTGCTGGTCACGCCCACCGCCGTGGACGCCGGGCTCGACGGCGGCTGGGCAGCCACCGCGCTGCTCGCCGCAGTCGCCGCGGCCCTCTTTTTCCGGCGGTCCCATCCGGTGGCCGTTGTTGCCGCCGTAGCCGTGCTGGAAGTGGGCATCACCGTCCTGCACCCCTGGGGCTCCAATGTTTCCGCGGGGCTGTGGTTTGCGCTGTATGCGTTGGCCGTCCAGCGGTCCCGCCGGTTCTCCATCACGGCGCTGGCGCTGGCAAATGCCCCGCTATCCCTGATGTATTTCCTGACCCTCGTGGGACCGCTGGAACGCGCCCTTCCCAACGGTGGTCCCGCAGCGCCGGAGAATTCGCAGCTGGTCTTTGGCATCGTTGCCGGCATCACCATCACGCTGTCCAACATCATCGCCACCGGTATCGGCATTTCCATCCGGCAGAGGCGGGAACACGAAGAGGAAATCGCTGCCTGGGCGGCCCGGACCGCGGCACTGGGTTCAGTCACCGAACGCAACCGGATCGCCCGGGAGATGCACGACGTCGTGGCCCACTCCCTGACGGTGATGCTCACCTTGTCCGACGGCGCCGCGGTGGTGGTCAGGAAGAGCCCGGAGCGCGCGGCTGAGGTCCTGACGGAGATTTCCCGGACCGGACGCACCGCCTTGGGAGACATGCGCCGGGTGCTGGGCGTCCTGCGCGACGAGTCGCCGGCGGGCCAGGCGCCCAGGCAACCCCTGAGCGCCGGCAACAGCCTGGCCAAACTCCTCGAGGGTTTCCGCACGGCGGGGTTGCCGCTGCACTATTCGCACACCGGGCCGGCCCTTCCCGAGGATGCGGCCTTCCAGCTGACCGTCTACCGCATCGTGCAGGAATCACTCACCAACGTCCTCCGCTACGGCCGGGCGCTCAGCCGGGTGGAGGTGAGCATGGTCCGGGCAGGCGGGACGGTCACCATTGAAGTGCTCGACGACGGCAGGGGTACCGTGGGCCACGGGGCGGCGGGCCCGGGCGGATCCGGGGTAGCGGCGGGCGGCCCCGGACCGCTGGGTTCCGGCCAGGGCCTGACCGGCATGCGTGAGCGGGCCGGCATTTACGGCGGTACGGTGGAAGCCGGACGCCCTGCCGGCGGCGGATGGCGCGTCCGGGCAGTTCTGAATTGGAATGGGGACCAAGGAAAAACATGA
- a CDS encoding ABC transporter ATP-binding protein — translation MIEARGLSKVYGEKTAVGGVDFTVQAGRVTGFLGPNGAGKSTTMRMIMGLDTPTSGSVTVNGVSFTKHAAPLREVGALLDAKAVHTGRSAYNHLLAMAATHSIPKKRVNEVIEMTGLADVAKKKVKGFSLGMGQRLGIAAALLGDPQTIILDEPVNGLDPEGVVWVRNLVKYLASEGRTVFLSSHLMSEMAVTADHLIVIGRGKIIADAPIKDIITGKGASRTRVRTDEPDQLMHLLAGTGVSVEAQDHELLEVKGLDPRQIARAALDNHVMIYELTPLQASLEEAYMELTKDEVEYHSLITTGAAAPVQTGGK, via the coding sequence ATGATTGAAGCAAGAGGCCTGTCCAAGGTCTACGGCGAGAAAACCGCCGTGGGCGGAGTGGATTTCACGGTCCAGGCAGGCCGGGTGACCGGCTTCCTGGGCCCCAACGGAGCCGGCAAATCCACAACGATGAGAATGATCATGGGACTGGATACGCCGACGTCGGGCTCGGTCACCGTCAACGGGGTCTCGTTCACCAAGCACGCGGCTCCCCTCCGTGAAGTGGGCGCCCTGCTGGACGCCAAGGCCGTTCACACCGGCCGTTCGGCCTACAACCACCTCCTCGCCATGGCCGCGACGCACAGCATTCCCAAAAAGCGCGTCAACGAGGTCATCGAAATGACCGGCCTTGCCGACGTCGCCAAGAAGAAGGTCAAGGGATTTTCGCTCGGCATGGGGCAGCGGCTGGGCATTGCCGCGGCACTGCTGGGGGATCCGCAGACCATCATCCTGGATGAGCCGGTCAACGGGCTGGACCCCGAAGGCGTGGTGTGGGTCCGCAACCTGGTGAAATACCTGGCCTCGGAAGGGCGGACCGTCTTCCTGTCCAGCCACCTCATGAGCGAAATGGCTGTGACGGCGGACCACCTGATCGTGATCGGCCGCGGAAAAATCATCGCGGACGCCCCCATCAAGGACATCATCACGGGGAAGGGCGCGAGCCGCACCCGGGTCCGCACCGATGAGCCGGACCAGCTGATGCACCTCCTTGCCGGAACCGGCGTTTCGGTGGAGGCCCAGGACCACGAACTGCTGGAGGTCAAGGGCCTGGATCCGCGCCAGATCGCCCGTGCAGCCCTGGACAACCACGTCATGATTTACGAACTCACCCCGCTCCAGGCAAGCCTTGAAGAGGCCTACATGGAGCTGACCAAGGATGAGGTCGAATACCACTCGCTTATCACTACGGGTGCCGCGGCTCCCGTGCAGACCGGAGGGAAGTAA
- a CDS encoding bifunctional phosphatase PAP2/diacylglycerol kinase family protein, with protein MRRMLRKGPGLVAGLDRTLLKAVSNLPGGNHDVLFRRLSAAANHGKLWFGVAGGLALIPGKPRRAALHGLIAQGVASAVTNVVFKTLLPRARPLPEHLPVFRFVNPQPTSSSMPSGHSASAAAFAVGVGLVQPAIGAALAPLAAGVAYSRVHTGAHWPSDVLFGSALGAGAAMITRKWWPVRPPFPETARTPANAAALPGGEGLNIAVNTLGGSYAPETIKALQDVFPLAHIREIDEDGDVAAEIRAVAALPGVKALGVWGGDGTVGTAAAVAVELSLPLLVLPGGTLNHFARDAGTSTLEEAVEAASAGSAARADVGHVRVERGLAGTPEKLERTMLNTASIGLYPNLVRRREQLRPALGKPLAGVVAMFRTFAAGTPTTMIVNGVRHKLWILYVGRGRYYPRDHAPLVRPVMDDGVLDLRMITADESFARIRLLWSVLTGTVATSRITHLSESTKVTVEAAGSPMALAVDGEAMPGVRRVEFTVLPGALTYYSPAPA; from the coding sequence ATGCGAAGGATGCTGAGGAAAGGCCCGGGCCTGGTGGCCGGACTGGACCGGACATTACTCAAAGCCGTGTCCAACCTGCCTGGCGGAAACCACGATGTCCTGTTCCGCCGGCTCTCGGCGGCCGCAAATCATGGAAAGCTCTGGTTTGGGGTGGCCGGAGGGCTGGCCCTCATACCCGGCAAGCCCCGCCGTGCGGCCTTGCATGGGCTGATTGCCCAGGGTGTCGCATCGGCTGTCACCAACGTGGTGTTCAAAACGCTCCTTCCCCGGGCCCGGCCGCTGCCGGAGCATCTTCCCGTGTTCCGGTTCGTCAACCCGCAGCCCACAAGCTCGTCGATGCCATCAGGCCATTCGGCGTCCGCGGCGGCTTTTGCCGTGGGCGTGGGGCTGGTGCAGCCGGCCATTGGCGCAGCACTGGCACCCTTGGCCGCCGGCGTTGCGTACTCCCGGGTCCACACCGGCGCCCACTGGCCTTCGGATGTACTGTTCGGGTCGGCACTGGGAGCCGGAGCAGCCATGATCACCCGCAAGTGGTGGCCCGTCCGGCCGCCCTTCCCGGAAACCGCCCGGACCCCCGCCAACGCGGCCGCGCTGCCCGGCGGCGAAGGCCTCAACATCGCGGTTAACACGCTGGGCGGTTCATATGCACCGGAAACCATAAAGGCTTTACAAGATGTATTCCCATTGGCGCATATACGTGAGATTGACGAGGACGGGGACGTCGCCGCTGAGATCAGGGCGGTGGCTGCCCTGCCCGGAGTGAAGGCCCTCGGCGTGTGGGGCGGTGACGGAACGGTGGGCACCGCCGCTGCGGTCGCCGTCGAACTTTCCTTGCCCTTGCTGGTGCTTCCCGGCGGGACGCTCAACCACTTTGCCCGCGACGCCGGAACCTCCACCCTGGAGGAGGCCGTGGAGGCTGCTTCCGCCGGTTCGGCTGCCCGGGCGGATGTGGGGCACGTCCGGGTGGAACGGGGGCTCGCCGGAACCCCCGAAAAGCTGGAACGGACCATGCTCAACACGGCGAGCATCGGCCTCTACCCCAATCTGGTGCGCCGGCGGGAACAGCTCCGGCCGGCCCTCGGCAAACCGCTGGCCGGGGTGGTGGCAATGTTCCGGACGTTCGCGGCCGGCACGCCGACCACCATGATTGTGAACGGCGTCCGCCACAAGCTATGGATCCTTTACGTAGGCCGGGGCCGCTACTACCCCCGCGACCATGCACCGCTGGTACGTCCGGTGATGGACGACGGTGTCCTGGACCTGCGGATGATCACTGCCGATGAGTCCTTCGCCCGGATCCGGCTCCTGTGGTCCGTCCTGACGGGCACCGTGGCCACGTCCAGGATCACGCACTTGAGTGAATCCACGAAAGTGACGGTGGAAGCAGCGGGGTCGCCCATGGCACTGGCCGTGGACGGGGAAGCCATGCCGGGCGTGCGCCGCGTCGAGTTTACGGTGCTCCCCGGAGCGCTGACCTACTACTCCCCGGCCCCGGCGTAG
- a CDS encoding FAD-binding and (Fe-S)-binding domain-containing protein, whose protein sequence is MAPLDMAGLRAAVKDPAQVKTRAIDLHANAHDASHFLLIPKAVVTAGSAADVGGLLRASAAQGVPLTLRSGGTSLSGQAVTDGVLVDVRRNFKDIEVLDDGARVRVQPGVTVRALNARLARYGRKFGPDPASEAACTIGGVVANNSSGMNCGTVDNTYRTLESLTVVLPSGTVIDTGAPDADRKLRALEPDLYEGLARLAGRVRTNADSVQRIRQQFAMKNTMGYGLNSLLDFQTPVDIMAHLIVGSEGTLGFVAEAVFRTIPRLQHAAAGLLVFPDLEAANAALPALVETGAATIELMDALSLKVGQTLKGTPAVVQDLAVREHAALLVEYSAGSAGDLAELQGNGEGVLQGLGLAAPARFTGDGRERGRLWQLRKGLYASVAGARPQGTTALLEDIVVPVPVLGRTCRELIRLFDKYSYSNSVIFGHAKDGNVHFMLTDGFATTAELDRYSAFTEDMVDLVLAEGGSLKAEHGTGRVMAPYVRRQYGDELYDVMRSIKQLFDPAGMLNPGVLMDEDPLAHLRHIKTAPPVAEEVDRCVSCGYCEPVCPSKDITLTPRQRIVTLRAIESARLAGDTALVRALEKDYEYESVDTCAVDGMCQTACPVDINTGSLVKKLRKDDAGPLANGAWNAAAKHWEGVTRGAALALTVVDRLPAAAITPPNKAARAVLGKDTVPLYSAELPGGGSVRKRPTPAGEVDAVYFPACVGTMFGPAGAGPDAEGRGVQYSFEQLCGRAGLTLLVPEGIDGLCCGTPWSSKGMDAGRKTMREKTLAALREATRDGELPIVCDASSCTEGLRQAVESDIPAAGQRALRMVDAVDFAAERILPRLPGHGKLESLALHPTCSSTRMGLNDALGAIAGAVAERVEVPENWGCCAFAGDRGMLHPELTASATAKQALEVADMGAAAHASCNRTCELGMTRATGAQYRHVLELLEEVTR, encoded by the coding sequence ATGGCTCCCCTGGACATGGCCGGCCTCCGCGCGGCGGTGAAGGATCCGGCCCAGGTGAAGACCCGGGCTATCGACCTGCACGCGAACGCGCATGACGCCTCGCATTTCCTGCTGATCCCGAAGGCCGTGGTCACGGCGGGCAGTGCTGCCGATGTGGGCGGACTGCTGCGCGCCAGCGCCGCCCAAGGCGTGCCGCTGACCCTCCGCTCCGGCGGCACCAGCCTGAGCGGCCAGGCGGTCACCGACGGCGTGCTGGTGGATGTCCGCCGCAACTTCAAGGACATTGAAGTGCTCGACGACGGCGCGCGGGTCCGCGTCCAGCCCGGCGTCACTGTCCGGGCGCTCAACGCGAGGCTGGCGCGCTACGGACGGAAGTTCGGCCCGGATCCGGCCAGCGAGGCGGCGTGCACCATCGGCGGCGTGGTGGCCAACAATTCCTCGGGCATGAACTGCGGCACCGTGGACAACACGTACCGCACCCTGGAGTCGTTGACCGTGGTCCTGCCCTCCGGCACCGTGATCGACACCGGAGCGCCGGACGCGGACCGGAAACTCCGCGCCCTGGAACCGGACCTCTATGAGGGACTGGCCAGGCTGGCCGGGCGGGTCCGGACCAACGCGGACTCCGTGCAGAGGATCCGGCAGCAGTTCGCCATGAAAAACACCATGGGCTACGGGCTGAACTCACTGCTGGACTTCCAGACCCCGGTGGACATCATGGCCCACCTGATCGTCGGCAGTGAAGGCACCCTGGGTTTCGTGGCAGAGGCGGTTTTCCGCACCATCCCGCGGCTCCAGCACGCCGCCGCGGGCCTGCTGGTGTTCCCGGACCTCGAGGCCGCCAACGCGGCGCTGCCCGCCCTCGTCGAAACGGGAGCCGCAACTATCGAACTGATGGATGCGCTGTCACTCAAGGTGGGCCAGACGCTCAAGGGGACTCCCGCCGTCGTGCAGGACCTGGCGGTCCGGGAGCATGCCGCCCTGCTCGTTGAGTATTCCGCCGGCAGCGCCGGGGACCTGGCGGAACTCCAGGGCAACGGCGAGGGTGTGCTGCAGGGCCTCGGGCTGGCCGCGCCTGCCCGGTTCACCGGCGACGGCCGGGAACGCGGACGGCTCTGGCAGCTGCGCAAGGGCCTCTACGCCTCGGTGGCCGGGGCCCGTCCCCAGGGCACTACCGCGCTGCTGGAAGACATTGTGGTTCCCGTCCCGGTGCTGGGCCGGACCTGCCGGGAACTGATCCGGCTCTTCGACAAGTACAGCTACAGCAACAGCGTGATCTTCGGCCACGCCAAGGACGGCAACGTGCACTTCATGCTGACTGACGGCTTCGCCACAACGGCTGAACTGGACCGCTACAGCGCTTTCACCGAAGACATGGTGGACCTGGTCCTCGCCGAGGGCGGATCCCTGAAAGCCGAGCACGGGACCGGGCGCGTCATGGCCCCGTACGTCCGCCGGCAGTACGGCGATGAGCTCTACGACGTCATGCGCAGCATCAAGCAGCTCTTCGACCCCGCCGGGATGCTCAACCCCGGCGTGCTGATGGACGAGGACCCGCTGGCACACCTGCGGCACATCAAGACGGCGCCGCCCGTGGCCGAGGAAGTGGACCGGTGCGTCTCCTGCGGCTACTGCGAACCGGTCTGCCCCAGCAAGGACATCACCCTTACGCCGCGGCAGCGGATTGTCACGCTGCGCGCCATCGAATCCGCGCGGCTGGCCGGGGACACGGCGCTGGTCAGGGCACTGGAGAAGGACTACGAGTACGAGTCCGTGGACACTTGCGCCGTGGACGGGATGTGCCAGACCGCCTGCCCGGTGGACATCAACACGGGGTCGCTCGTGAAGAAACTGCGGAAGGACGACGCCGGTCCGCTCGCCAACGGGGCCTGGAACGCCGCCGCCAAGCACTGGGAAGGCGTCACCCGCGGCGCGGCCCTGGCGCTGACTGTGGTGGACAGGCTTCCGGCCGCCGCCATCACCCCGCCCAACAAGGCCGCCCGGGCGGTGCTCGGCAAAGACACCGTGCCGCTGTATTCCGCCGAACTGCCGGGCGGCGGTTCCGTGCGGAAACGTCCGACGCCGGCGGGCGAGGTTGACGCTGTCTACTTCCCGGCCTGCGTGGGGACCATGTTCGGACCCGCCGGCGCGGGGCCCGACGCCGAAGGACGCGGTGTCCAGTACAGCTTCGAGCAGCTGTGCGGCCGGGCCGGGCTCACGCTCCTCGTACCGGAGGGTATTGACGGACTGTGCTGCGGCACACCCTGGTCCTCCAAGGGCATGGATGCCGGCCGGAAGACCATGCGCGAGAAGACCTTGGCTGCCCTCCGGGAGGCAACCCGGGACGGCGAGCTTCCGATCGTCTGCGATGCGTCCTCCTGCACCGAGGGCCTGCGCCAGGCGGTCGAGTCGGACATACCCGCAGCAGGGCAGCGGGCCCTGCGGATGGTGGACGCCGTCGACTTCGCCGCGGAACGGATCCTGCCCCGGCTGCCCGGCCACGGAAAGCTGGAGTCGCTGGCCCTGCACCCCACCTGTTCGTCCACCCGGATGGGCCTCAATGATGCCTTGGGTGCCATTGCCGGAGCCGTGGCCGAACGGGTCGAGGTCCCGGAGAACTGGGGCTGCTGCGCGTTCGCCGGGGACCGGGGCATGCTGCACCCCGAACTGACGGCGTCTGCCACCGCGAAACAGGCCTTGGAAGTGGCCGACATGGGCGCTGCCGCCCACGCCTCATGCAACCGGACCTGCGAACTGGGCATGACGCGGGCCACGGGCGCCCAGTACCGGCACGTGCTGGAGTTGCTGGAGGAAGTCACCCGCTAA
- a CDS encoding response regulator transcription factor codes for MNGNAPIKVLLVDDQPLLRMGFRLILEGEDDLRIVGEASDGAEAIRQVREVDPDVVLMDVRMPVLDGIEATRAVTSSGSHAKVIILTTFDLDEYAFAGLQAGASAFLLKDVAPAELVSAVRVVASGDAVVAPRVTRRLLEAYVREGNPSAIPGQPAGAPAPAPAAGRGRHPHGEEQQRDPLLEALTPRETEMLEAMAEGLSNAEIAHRFFLSEATVKTHVRRILAKLHLRDRVQAVVYAYETGLVVPSNPDY; via the coding sequence ATGAATGGCAATGCACCGATCAAAGTCCTGCTGGTGGACGACCAGCCGCTGCTAAGGATGGGCTTCCGCCTGATCCTTGAGGGCGAGGACGATCTTCGGATCGTGGGCGAAGCATCCGACGGCGCGGAAGCGATCCGGCAGGTCAGGGAAGTGGACCCCGACGTGGTGTTGATGGATGTCCGGATGCCGGTCCTGGACGGAATAGAGGCAACCCGGGCGGTGACCTCGTCCGGCTCCCACGCGAAGGTGATCATCCTCACGACCTTCGATCTCGACGAATACGCCTTTGCCGGCCTGCAGGCGGGCGCTTCGGCATTTCTGCTCAAGGATGTGGCACCGGCCGAACTGGTGAGTGCCGTGCGTGTGGTGGCGAGCGGCGACGCCGTGGTGGCGCCCCGTGTCACGCGCCGGCTGCTGGAAGCCTATGTCCGGGAGGGGAACCCGTCGGCAATCCCAGGACAACCAGCAGGCGCCCCCGCCCCCGCTCCGGCAGCCGGCCGGGGCCGGCACCCGCACGGCGAAGAGCAGCAGAGGGACCCCCTGCTGGAGGCACTGACGCCCCGGGAAACGGAGATGCTGGAGGCCATGGCAGAGGGACTGTCCAACGCCGAGATCGCCCACAGGTTCTTCCTTTCCGAGGCTACAGTGAAGACGCATGTGCGCCGGATCCTCGCCAAACTGCATCTCCGGGACAGGGTGCAGGCGGTGGTCTACGCCTATGAAACCGGACTGGTGGTGCCCAGCAATCCGGACTATTAG
- a CDS encoding MFS transporter, with translation MTIAVSTQKLNAAAAATFLIFGINGLVFASWAARIPAVTEILHVTSGQMGTLLLCTAVGSLIALPTAGWVVGRIGTANTVRASGLLAAVAGVGIALSLTAESVPGTAVALFFFGIGIGLWDVSQNIEGADVEHRLKRTIMPQFHAAFSGGAFVGALIGAGLSGLGVGLPAHLLVIAAVVAVLTMVAPRYFLPHNAAEVPASGEAAAPKDASAWRDSRTLLIGVVVLGATLTEGAGNDWIAKASVDGLGTSESTGALMFAVFVLAMTAMRFCGGFVIDKYGRVAVLRASMAAAAAGLGLFVLAGNVWLATAGAALWGIGAALAFPMGMSAAADDPKKAAARVSVVSTLGYISFLAGPPLLGYLGDLTGIHLALLAIMVPILVALLLAGAAKPLPGAPLRNE, from the coding sequence ATGACCATCGCCGTCTCCACACAGAAGCTGAACGCCGCGGCAGCCGCCACGTTCCTGATCTTCGGGATCAACGGACTCGTGTTTGCCAGCTGGGCCGCCCGCATCCCCGCCGTCACCGAAATCCTGCACGTCACCTCCGGACAAATGGGTACGCTGCTCCTTTGCACCGCCGTGGGTTCACTGATCGCGCTTCCAACCGCAGGATGGGTGGTGGGCCGGATCGGAACCGCCAACACGGTCCGCGCCAGCGGACTCCTGGCTGCGGTGGCCGGCGTGGGCATCGCCCTCTCGCTGACGGCCGAATCGGTGCCCGGGACCGCAGTGGCGTTGTTCTTCTTTGGCATTGGCATCGGCTTGTGGGACGTTTCGCAGAACATCGAAGGGGCCGACGTCGAACACCGGCTTAAGCGGACCATCATGCCGCAGTTCCACGCGGCTTTCAGCGGTGGCGCCTTCGTAGGCGCCCTGATCGGCGCGGGCCTCTCCGGTCTTGGAGTGGGACTGCCTGCCCACCTGCTGGTCATTGCCGCCGTCGTGGCAGTCCTGACCATGGTGGCGCCCCGCTACTTCCTGCCGCACAATGCTGCCGAGGTCCCCGCCAGCGGCGAAGCAGCCGCACCGAAGGATGCATCCGCCTGGCGGGACAGCCGCACGCTGCTGATCGGCGTTGTGGTCCTCGGTGCCACCCTGACCGAAGGTGCCGGAAACGACTGGATCGCCAAAGCCTCCGTGGACGGCCTCGGAACCAGCGAATCCACCGGCGCACTGATGTTCGCGGTCTTCGTCCTGGCCATGACGGCCATGCGGTTCTGCGGCGGGTTCGTGATCGACAAGTACGGCCGTGTTGCCGTGCTGCGCGCCAGCATGGCCGCGGCCGCCGCGGGCCTTGGCCTCTTTGTGCTGGCGGGCAACGTGTGGCTGGCCACGGCCGGTGCCGCACTGTGGGGAATCGGCGCGGCACTGGCCTTCCCGATGGGCATGTCCGCCGCAGCCGACGATCCGAAGAAGGCTGCCGCCCGGGTGTCGGTGGTTTCCACGCTGGGCTACATCTCCTTCCTGGCGGGACCGCCGCTCCTCGGCTACCTCGGTGACCTCACCGGCATCCACCTTGCCCTGCTCGCGATCATGGTGCCCATCCTGGTGGCGCTCCTCCTGGCCGGAGCGGCCAAGCCCCTCCCCGGTGCGCCGCTCCGCAACGAGTAG
- a CDS encoding ABC transporter permease produces MSSTTLEPNPSGRRAEGGAGPQAGGPAGQAARPAGNSASPGPGPSFLRVLNSEFIKFRTLLSTLILLGSTMLVMVGFGALAAWSTGQFREQMASDPEAAAQMAAQGGDIAVSAPTSGIAFAQLILGSLGVLLMSSEFTTGMARSTFAAVPKRTPAFVAKFLVVVVVSFVLTGVSTLLAGLVSVPILDNYGLSLDLASSQSVKLLLVNSLYVAAVASIGMSLGSIIRNSAGGIMSLVGLFFVAPIAFQLIPGDFFEEARKYLPGNTVTPLTAVEHVDGTLEVWQAALVLGAWVVIPAVLAMVLLKKRDV; encoded by the coding sequence ATGAGCTCTACGACTTTGGAACCCAACCCCTCCGGCCGCAGGGCGGAGGGCGGCGCAGGACCCCAGGCCGGCGGTCCCGCCGGGCAGGCCGCACGCCCGGCCGGCAATTCGGCATCCCCGGGGCCCGGCCCCAGTTTCCTGCGGGTGCTGAACTCGGAATTCATCAAGTTCCGCACCCTGTTGTCCACACTGATCCTGCTTGGTTCCACCATGCTGGTGATGGTGGGCTTCGGTGCCCTGGCGGCGTGGTCCACCGGCCAGTTCCGCGAGCAGATGGCGTCGGACCCGGAAGCCGCGGCCCAGATGGCGGCCCAGGGCGGCGACATCGCCGTGAGTGCCCCGACGTCCGGCATCGCTTTTGCCCAGCTGATCCTCGGATCCCTCGGCGTCCTGCTGATGAGCTCCGAGTTCACCACCGGAATGGCGCGTTCCACGTTCGCGGCCGTACCGAAGAGGACGCCGGCCTTCGTGGCGAAATTCCTTGTGGTGGTAGTGGTGTCCTTCGTCCTGACGGGGGTTTCGACGCTGCTGGCGGGCCTGGTGTCCGTGCCGATCCTGGACAACTACGGCCTGAGCCTGGACCTTGCCAGCTCCCAGTCGGTCAAGCTCCTGCTCGTCAACAGCCTTTATGTGGCCGCGGTGGCCTCCATCGGCATGTCGCTGGGCAGCATCATCCGTAATTCCGCGGGCGGCATCATGAGCCTGGTGGGCCTGTTCTTCGTGGCTCCCATCGCCTTCCAGCTCATTCCCGGCGACTTCTTCGAGGAAGCCCGCAAGTACCTTCCCGGAAACACAGTGACGCCCCTGACTGCCGTGGAACATGTGGACGGAACCCTCGAGGTCTGGCAGGCGGCCCTGGTGCTGGGCGCGTGGGTGGTCATCCCGGCAGTGCTGGCCATGGTCCTGCTCAAGAAGCGGGACGTTTGA
- a CDS encoding DeoR/GlpR family DNA-binding transcription regulator, producing the protein MRTEERHRLIGELLRNREEVTVDELIAECGASGATIRRDLDTLAVHGVLRRVHGGAKSLVLRGENPGYGQRELEGKDAKARIAAGVADLLQDREHVWLDSGTTATGIARRLRHRELTLMPMSLPALNALTAEGQAGHHPALLVPGGSLIPGELCFRGPLAEANIRSLRFDTAVVTPCAVNLKDGLLAHDLDDAAVKRAGLESAARVIAACAGSKWNAAAVALVAALDAVDIIVTDRSFSPQELTQLGKLSVKVVNV; encoded by the coding sequence ATGAGGACTGAAGAGCGGCACCGGTTGATCGGTGAGTTGCTGCGGAACCGCGAAGAGGTGACCGTCGACGAGTTGATCGCGGAGTGCGGAGCATCCGGGGCGACGATCCGCCGCGACCTGGATACGCTGGCAGTCCATGGCGTCCTCCGCCGGGTGCACGGCGGAGCCAAGAGCCTGGTGCTCCGCGGCGAGAACCCCGGGTACGGGCAGCGGGAGCTGGAAGGGAAGGATGCCAAGGCCCGGATTGCCGCCGGCGTTGCCGACCTGCTGCAGGACCGCGAACACGTCTGGCTGGACAGCGGAACCACCGCAACCGGAATAGCCCGCCGGCTGCGGCATCGCGAACTGACGCTCATGCCCATGTCGCTGCCCGCCCTCAACGCTTTGACGGCGGAAGGCCAGGCCGGGCATCACCCCGCCCTGCTGGTTCCGGGCGGAAGCCTGATTCCGGGAGAGCTGTGCTTCCGGGGCCCGCTGGCCGAGGCCAACATCCGCTCCCTCCGCTTCGACACGGCCGTGGTGACCCCCTGCGCGGTCAACCTCAAAGACGGGCTGCTGGCGCACGACCTCGACGACGCCGCCGTCAAGCGCGCCGGCCTGGAATCCGCCGCCCGGGTCATTGCCGCCTGCGCAGGCTCGAAATGGAACGCCGCCGCCGTGGCGCTCGTCGCCGCCCTGGACGCCGTGGACATCATTGTCACGGACAGGTCATTCAGCCCGCAGGAACTCACGCAACTTGGAAAACTCTCAGTGAAAGTAGTGAATGTATGA